The proteins below come from a single Vanacampus margaritifer isolate UIUO_Vmar chromosome 10, RoL_Vmar_1.0, whole genome shotgun sequence genomic window:
- the map7d3 gene encoding uncharacterized protein map7d3 isoform X2, which produces MAEATVSLKDLRSQMAAAAQAQAEERRSLAVSPAPPANAAAKAQGCRPVLDGGTLRVDDRLRVAKERREEADRQQALRESQIMERERKAKMQVERQQEERHKKATEQRRKEEQKRLAVEEKRKQKQEEEKEHYEAVMRRTLERSQRADQRQKRWSWGGLSTDSDGRTGDSDAGASSPVTIVVSTSSPEKPPRNRQDKRSTSTANLKQPAEASISKRLSSSSATLVKSPDKSLKSRSSSCNRLPRKDSAAKEEGKKLQADPTGASMKKRSASLTRVSVGRAQTPAKAAKGTADNQARKQATCTVDGGGVISRLLTPTQASLARSKSAAALSPEGTDAAASATPLHPPRGPLRSRSIDRQKNGMTTSVSADGALDPSLNKQEKTFTSSGRQRPPSPSIPMGRTRSPSPAPKPSPKRTPSPAASKQNSKARPPSPATKHPSSPQPTSAKPPPIQKPALTPPGPPTLRKRDSRSKDMLLPLQPGVPQATDSSKSKEKDDSKTGTNSAAEAAKLLAEHRRQMREQKEKDEQLRIQREEEEKLRKEEEQCLAEEARLKRQEEEKQLAEERKLKEEEEAQRAEEERERLEAEEAVKQAELQKEREEAEAKALEEAERVRQERERIMQQNQQERMERKKRIEEIMKRTRKGDGNDFKRDDDKDQEDNEDGMDMMSFDAKSEEGPMGDVAMEMHNCGDGVPQREEPLGCLNGRGETDDKENNNAPDDTQAVSPVSKSRLLEGSEFQNEQDSAKVDLVSGLGGKSNPWSFEDLMDRNSKTHALIEAEDCNPVLINCDGSDGTKGSPVNSLHSSSQAMEALSEI; this is translated from the exons ATGGCGGAGGCCACAGTGAGTCTTAAAGACTTGCGGAGCCAAATGG CTGCAGCTGCGCAGGCCCAAGCCGAGGAGCGGCGCAGCCTGGCCGTGAGTCCAGCACCTCCAGCAAACGCAGCAGCCAAAGCTCAGGGCTGTCGGCCAG tcctCGACGGCGGCACACTTCGAGTAGACGATCGACTGCGGGTAGCAAAAGAGAGACGAGAGGAGGCAGACAGGCAACAAG CTTTGCGTGAGTCTCAGATCATGGAGCGCGAGCGCAAAGCTAAGATGCAAGTGGAGCGCCAGCAGGAGGAACGTCACAAGAAAGCGACGGAGCAGCGAAGGAAAGAGGAGCAGAAGCGTCTGGCTGTGGAGGAGAAGAGGAAGCAGaaacaggaggaggagaag GAGCATTACGAGGCAGTGATGAGACGAACGTTAGAGCGAAGCCAGCGGGCCGACCAGAGACAGAAGAGATGGTCCTGGGGAGGATTGTCAACGGACTCAGATGGGCGAACAG GAGACTCGGATGCAGGCGCCTCATCTCCAGTAACTATAGTAGTCTCGACTTCTTCACCAGAAAAGCCTCCAAGGAACCGACAAG ACAAGCGCTCCACATCCACCGCCAACCTCAAACAGCCGGCGGAGGCTAGCATCAGCAAACGCCTATCCTCGTCCTCCGCCACCCTCGTCAAATCTCCTGACAAAA GTTTAAAATCCAGGAGTTCGTCTTGTAACCGTTTACCTCGGAAAGACAGTGCCGCTAAGGAGGAAGGCAAAAAGCTGCAGGCAGACCCGACAG GTGCGTCCATGAAGAAGAGGAGTGCGTCCCTCACACGAGTAAGTGTGGGCAGAGCACAGACTCCTGCCAAGGCTGCTAAGGGGACAGCAGACAATCAAG CTCGCAAGCAAGCGACTTGCACTGTGGACGGAGGAGGGGTCATTAGTCGCCTGCTCACTCCCACCCAGGCCTCACTAGCTAGGAGCAAGAGTGCTGCCGCCCTTTCCCCTGAAGGAACAGATGCTGCAG CATCTGCCACGCCCCTACACCCGCCACGCGGGCCATTGCGCAGTCGCAGCATCGACCGGCAGAAAAACGGCATGACCACCTCCGTGTCTGCAGACGGCGCCCTCGACCCCTCGCTG AACAAGCAGGAAAAAACGTTTACCTCGTCCGGGCGGCAACGCCCGCCCTCTCCATCCATCCCCATGGGACGTACCCGCTCGCCATCCCCCGCCCCAAAACCGTCTCCAAAGAGGACTCCTTCTCCAGCAGCATCAAA GCAGAATTCAAAGGCTCGTCCACCCTCACCTGCAACAAAACATCCCTCATCCCCTCAGCCGACGTCAGCGAAACCCCCTCCCATCCAGAAACCAGCCCTCACCCCACCAGGGCCCCCTACCTTGCGAAAGAGGGACTCCCGTTCCAAGGACATGTTGTTACCTCTACAACCTGGCGTGCCACAGGCGACTGACTCCAGCAAGTCCAAGGAGAAAGACG ATTCTAAGACGGGAACCAATTCTGCTGCCGAGGCAGCCAAGCTGTTGGCGGAGCACCGCAGACAGATGCGTGAGCAGAAGGAGAAAGACGAACAACTCAGGATACAGcgggaagaagaggaaaa GCTCAGGAAAGAGGAGGAGCAGTGTCTGGCAGAGGAGGCTCGCCTGAAGCGCCAAGAGGAGGAGAAGCAGCTGGCGGAGGAGAGAAAGttgaaggaagaggaggaggcgcaAAGAGCGGAGGAAGAGCGGGAGAGACTGGAAGCCGAGGAGGCCGTGAAGCAGGCGGAGCTGCAGAAGGAGCGGGAGGAGGCGGAGGCCAAAGCCCTGGAGGAGGCCGAGAGGGTCCGCCAGGAGCGCGAGCGCATCATGCAGCAGAACCAGCAAGAGCGGATGGAAAGGAAGAAG AGAATTGAAGAAATAATGAAGAGAACTAGGAAAGGAGATGGAAATGACTTCAAG AGAGACGATGACAAGGACCAGGAAGACAATGAAGATGGAATGGACATGATGAGCTTTGATGCAAAGA GTGAAGAAGGTCCGATGGGGGACGTTGCCATGGAGATGCACAACTGTGGCGATGGAGTGCCACAGAGAGAAGAACCGCTGGGCTGCCTGAACGGACGAGGAGAAACGGACGACAAGGAGAACAACAACGCCCCGGACGACACTCAAGCAGTCAG TCCGGTTTCAAAGAGCCGTCTGTTGGAGGGCTCGGAGTTCCAGAACGAGCAGGACTCGGCCAAAGTGGACCTGGTGTCGGGCCTGGGCGGCAAGTCCAACCCGTGGAGCTTTGAGGATCTCATGGACCGCAACTCCAAGACTCACGCCCTCATCGAGGCCGAGGACTGCAACCCGGTCCTGATCAACTGTGACGGGTCGGACGGCACCAAAGGAAGCCCCGTGAACTCCCTGCATTCCTCCAGTCAAGCCATGGAGGCTCTTTCGG AGATCTGA
- the map7d3 gene encoding MAP7 domain-containing protein 2 isoform X17, whose protein sequence is MAEATVSLKDLRSQMAAAAQAQAEERRSLAVSPAPPANAAAKAQGCRPVLDGGTLRVDDRLRVAKERREEADRQQALRESQIMERERKAKMQVERQQEERHKKATEQRRKEEQKRLAVEEKRKQKQEEEKEHYEAVMRRTLERSQRADQRQKRWSWGGLSTDSDGRTDKRSTSTANLKQPAEASISKRLSSSSATLVKSPDKKCHLCPRSASATPLHPPRGPLRSRSIDRQKNGMTTSVSADGALDPSLNKQEKTFTSSGRQRPPSPSIPMGRTRSPSPAPKPSPKRTPSPAASKQNSKARPPSPATKHPSSPQPTSAKPPPIQKPALTPPGPPTLRKRDSRSKDMLLPLQPGVPQATDSSKSKEKDDSKTGTNSAAEAAKLLAEHRRQMREQKEKDEQLRIQREEEEKLRKEEEQCLAEEARLKRQEEEKQLAEERKLKEEEEAQRAEEERERLEAEEAVKQAELQKEREEAEAKALEEAERVRQERERIMQQNQQERMERKKRIEEIMKRTRKGDGNDFKRDDDKDQEDNEDGMDMMSFDAKSEEGPMGDVAMEMHNCGDGVPQREEPLGCLNGRGETDDKENNNAPDDTQAVSPVSKSRLLEGSEFQNEQDSAKVDLVSGLGGKSNPWSFEDLMDRNSKTHALIEAEDCNPVLINCDGSDGTKGSPVNSLHSSSQAMEALSEI, encoded by the exons ATGGCGGAGGCCACAGTGAGTCTTAAAGACTTGCGGAGCCAAATGG CTGCAGCTGCGCAGGCCCAAGCCGAGGAGCGGCGCAGCCTGGCCGTGAGTCCAGCACCTCCAGCAAACGCAGCAGCCAAAGCTCAGGGCTGTCGGCCAG tcctCGACGGCGGCACACTTCGAGTAGACGATCGACTGCGGGTAGCAAAAGAGAGACGAGAGGAGGCAGACAGGCAACAAG CTTTGCGTGAGTCTCAGATCATGGAGCGCGAGCGCAAAGCTAAGATGCAAGTGGAGCGCCAGCAGGAGGAACGTCACAAGAAAGCGACGGAGCAGCGAAGGAAAGAGGAGCAGAAGCGTCTGGCTGTGGAGGAGAAGAGGAAGCAGaaacaggaggaggagaag GAGCATTACGAGGCAGTGATGAGACGAACGTTAGAGCGAAGCCAGCGGGCCGACCAGAGACAGAAGAGATGGTCCTGGGGAGGATTGTCAACGGACTCAGATGGGCGAACAG ACAAGCGCTCCACATCCACCGCCAACCTCAAACAGCCGGCGGAGGCTAGCATCAGCAAACGCCTATCCTCGTCCTCCGCCACCCTCGTCAAATCTCCTGACAAAA AGTGTCACCTGTGTCCTCGCTCAGCATCTGCCACGCCCCTACACCCGCCACGCGGGCCATTGCGCAGTCGCAGCATCGACCGGCAGAAAAACGGCATGACCACCTCCGTGTCTGCAGACGGCGCCCTCGACCCCTCGCTG AACAAGCAGGAAAAAACGTTTACCTCGTCCGGGCGGCAACGCCCGCCCTCTCCATCCATCCCCATGGGACGTACCCGCTCGCCATCCCCCGCCCCAAAACCGTCTCCAAAGAGGACTCCTTCTCCAGCAGCATCAAA GCAGAATTCAAAGGCTCGTCCACCCTCACCTGCAACAAAACATCCCTCATCCCCTCAGCCGACGTCAGCGAAACCCCCTCCCATCCAGAAACCAGCCCTCACCCCACCAGGGCCCCCTACCTTGCGAAAGAGGGACTCCCGTTCCAAGGACATGTTGTTACCTCTACAACCTGGCGTGCCACAGGCGACTGACTCCAGCAAGTCCAAGGAGAAAGACG ATTCTAAGACGGGAACCAATTCTGCTGCCGAGGCAGCCAAGCTGTTGGCGGAGCACCGCAGACAGATGCGTGAGCAGAAGGAGAAAGACGAACAACTCAGGATACAGcgggaagaagaggaaaa GCTCAGGAAAGAGGAGGAGCAGTGTCTGGCAGAGGAGGCTCGCCTGAAGCGCCAAGAGGAGGAGAAGCAGCTGGCGGAGGAGAGAAAGttgaaggaagaggaggaggcgcaAAGAGCGGAGGAAGAGCGGGAGAGACTGGAAGCCGAGGAGGCCGTGAAGCAGGCGGAGCTGCAGAAGGAGCGGGAGGAGGCGGAGGCCAAAGCCCTGGAGGAGGCCGAGAGGGTCCGCCAGGAGCGCGAGCGCATCATGCAGCAGAACCAGCAAGAGCGGATGGAAAGGAAGAAG AGAATTGAAGAAATAATGAAGAGAACTAGGAAAGGAGATGGAAATGACTTCAAG AGAGACGATGACAAGGACCAGGAAGACAATGAAGATGGAATGGACATGATGAGCTTTGATGCAAAGA GTGAAGAAGGTCCGATGGGGGACGTTGCCATGGAGATGCACAACTGTGGCGATGGAGTGCCACAGAGAGAAGAACCGCTGGGCTGCCTGAACGGACGAGGAGAAACGGACGACAAGGAGAACAACAACGCCCCGGACGACACTCAAGCAGTCAG TCCGGTTTCAAAGAGCCGTCTGTTGGAGGGCTCGGAGTTCCAGAACGAGCAGGACTCGGCCAAAGTGGACCTGGTGTCGGGCCTGGGCGGCAAGTCCAACCCGTGGAGCTTTGAGGATCTCATGGACCGCAACTCCAAGACTCACGCCCTCATCGAGGCCGAGGACTGCAACCCGGTCCTGATCAACTGTGACGGGTCGGACGGCACCAAAGGAAGCCCCGTGAACTCCCTGCATTCCTCCAGTCAAGCCATGGAGGCTCTTTCGG AGATCTGA
- the map7d3 gene encoding uncharacterized protein map7d3 isoform X19, giving the protein MAEATVSLKDLRSQMAAAAQAQAEERRSLAVSPAPPANAAAKAQGCRPVLDGGTLRVDDRLRVAKERREEADRQQALRESQIMERERKAKMQVERQQEERHKKATEQRRKEEQKRLAVEEKRKQKQEEEKEHYEAVMRRTLERSQRADQRQKRWSWGGLSTDSDGRTGDSDAGASSPVTIVVSTSSPEKPPRNRQASATPLHPPRGPLRSRSIDRQKNGMTTSVSADGALDPSLNKQEKTFTSSGRQRPPSPSIPMGRTRSPSPAPKPSPKRTPSPAASKQNSKARPPSPATKHPSSPQPTSAKPPPIQKPALTPPGPPTLRKRDSRSKDMLLPLQPGVPQATDSSKSKEKDDSKTGTNSAAEAAKLLAEHRRQMREQKEKDEQLRIQREEEEKLRKEEEQCLAEEARLKRQEEEKQLAEERKLKEEEEAQRAEEERERLEAEEAVKQAELQKEREEAEAKALEEAERVRQERERIMQQNQQERMERKKRIEEIMKRTRKGDGNDFKRDDDKDQEDNEDGMDMMSFDAKSEEGPMGDVAMEMHNCGDGVPQREEPLGCLNGRGETDDKENNNAPDDTQAVSPVSKSRLLEGSEFQNEQDSAKVDLVSGLGGKSNPWSFEDLMDRNSKTHALIEAEDCNPVLINCDGSDGTKGSPVNSLHSSSQAMEALSEI; this is encoded by the exons ATGGCGGAGGCCACAGTGAGTCTTAAAGACTTGCGGAGCCAAATGG CTGCAGCTGCGCAGGCCCAAGCCGAGGAGCGGCGCAGCCTGGCCGTGAGTCCAGCACCTCCAGCAAACGCAGCAGCCAAAGCTCAGGGCTGTCGGCCAG tcctCGACGGCGGCACACTTCGAGTAGACGATCGACTGCGGGTAGCAAAAGAGAGACGAGAGGAGGCAGACAGGCAACAAG CTTTGCGTGAGTCTCAGATCATGGAGCGCGAGCGCAAAGCTAAGATGCAAGTGGAGCGCCAGCAGGAGGAACGTCACAAGAAAGCGACGGAGCAGCGAAGGAAAGAGGAGCAGAAGCGTCTGGCTGTGGAGGAGAAGAGGAAGCAGaaacaggaggaggagaag GAGCATTACGAGGCAGTGATGAGACGAACGTTAGAGCGAAGCCAGCGGGCCGACCAGAGACAGAAGAGATGGTCCTGGGGAGGATTGTCAACGGACTCAGATGGGCGAACAG GAGACTCGGATGCAGGCGCCTCATCTCCAGTAACTATAGTAGTCTCGACTTCTTCACCAGAAAAGCCTCCAAGGAACCGACAAG CATCTGCCACGCCCCTACACCCGCCACGCGGGCCATTGCGCAGTCGCAGCATCGACCGGCAGAAAAACGGCATGACCACCTCCGTGTCTGCAGACGGCGCCCTCGACCCCTCGCTG AACAAGCAGGAAAAAACGTTTACCTCGTCCGGGCGGCAACGCCCGCCCTCTCCATCCATCCCCATGGGACGTACCCGCTCGCCATCCCCCGCCCCAAAACCGTCTCCAAAGAGGACTCCTTCTCCAGCAGCATCAAA GCAGAATTCAAAGGCTCGTCCACCCTCACCTGCAACAAAACATCCCTCATCCCCTCAGCCGACGTCAGCGAAACCCCCTCCCATCCAGAAACCAGCCCTCACCCCACCAGGGCCCCCTACCTTGCGAAAGAGGGACTCCCGTTCCAAGGACATGTTGTTACCTCTACAACCTGGCGTGCCACAGGCGACTGACTCCAGCAAGTCCAAGGAGAAAGACG ATTCTAAGACGGGAACCAATTCTGCTGCCGAGGCAGCCAAGCTGTTGGCGGAGCACCGCAGACAGATGCGTGAGCAGAAGGAGAAAGACGAACAACTCAGGATACAGcgggaagaagaggaaaa GCTCAGGAAAGAGGAGGAGCAGTGTCTGGCAGAGGAGGCTCGCCTGAAGCGCCAAGAGGAGGAGAAGCAGCTGGCGGAGGAGAGAAAGttgaaggaagaggaggaggcgcaAAGAGCGGAGGAAGAGCGGGAGAGACTGGAAGCCGAGGAGGCCGTGAAGCAGGCGGAGCTGCAGAAGGAGCGGGAGGAGGCGGAGGCCAAAGCCCTGGAGGAGGCCGAGAGGGTCCGCCAGGAGCGCGAGCGCATCATGCAGCAGAACCAGCAAGAGCGGATGGAAAGGAAGAAG AGAATTGAAGAAATAATGAAGAGAACTAGGAAAGGAGATGGAAATGACTTCAAG AGAGACGATGACAAGGACCAGGAAGACAATGAAGATGGAATGGACATGATGAGCTTTGATGCAAAGA GTGAAGAAGGTCCGATGGGGGACGTTGCCATGGAGATGCACAACTGTGGCGATGGAGTGCCACAGAGAGAAGAACCGCTGGGCTGCCTGAACGGACGAGGAGAAACGGACGACAAGGAGAACAACAACGCCCCGGACGACACTCAAGCAGTCAG TCCGGTTTCAAAGAGCCGTCTGTTGGAGGGCTCGGAGTTCCAGAACGAGCAGGACTCGGCCAAAGTGGACCTGGTGTCGGGCCTGGGCGGCAAGTCCAACCCGTGGAGCTTTGAGGATCTCATGGACCGCAACTCCAAGACTCACGCCCTCATCGAGGCCGAGGACTGCAACCCGGTCCTGATCAACTGTGACGGGTCGGACGGCACCAAAGGAAGCCCCGTGAACTCCCTGCATTCCTCCAGTCAAGCCATGGAGGCTCTTTCGG AGATCTGA
- the map7d3 gene encoding uncharacterized protein map7d3 isoform X4: MAEATVSLKDLRSQMAAAAQAQAEERRSLAVSPAPPANAAAKAQGCRPVLDGGTLRVDDRLRVAKERREEADRQQALRESQIMERERKAKMQVERQQEERHKKATEQRRKEEQKRLAVEEKRKQKQEEEKEHYEAVMRRTLERSQRADQRQKRWSWGGLSTDSDGRTGDSDAGASSPVTIVVSTSSPEKPPRNRQDKRSTSTANLKQPAEASISKRLSSSSATLVKSPDKSLKSRSSSCNRLPRKDSAAKEEGKKLQADPTARKQATCTVDGGGVISRLLTPTQASLARSKSAAALSPEGTDAAECHLCPRSASATPLHPPRGPLRSRSIDRQKNGMTTSVSADGALDPSLNKQEKTFTSSGRQRPPSPSIPMGRTRSPSPAPKPSPKRTPSPAASKQNSKARPPSPATKHPSSPQPTSAKPPPIQKPALTPPGPPTLRKRDSRSKDMLLPLQPGVPQATDSSKSKEKDDSKTGTNSAAEAAKLLAEHRRQMREQKEKDEQLRIQREEEEKLRKEEEQCLAEEARLKRQEEEKQLAEERKLKEEEEAQRAEEERERLEAEEAVKQAELQKEREEAEAKALEEAERVRQERERIMQQNQQERMERKKRIEEIMKRTRKGDGNDFKRDDDKDQEDNEDGMDMMSFDAKSEEGPMGDVAMEMHNCGDGVPQREEPLGCLNGRGETDDKENNNAPDDTQAVSPVSKSRLLEGSEFQNEQDSAKVDLVSGLGGKSNPWSFEDLMDRNSKTHALIEAEDCNPVLINCDGSDGTKGSPVNSLHSSSQAMEALSEI; this comes from the exons ATGGCGGAGGCCACAGTGAGTCTTAAAGACTTGCGGAGCCAAATGG CTGCAGCTGCGCAGGCCCAAGCCGAGGAGCGGCGCAGCCTGGCCGTGAGTCCAGCACCTCCAGCAAACGCAGCAGCCAAAGCTCAGGGCTGTCGGCCAG tcctCGACGGCGGCACACTTCGAGTAGACGATCGACTGCGGGTAGCAAAAGAGAGACGAGAGGAGGCAGACAGGCAACAAG CTTTGCGTGAGTCTCAGATCATGGAGCGCGAGCGCAAAGCTAAGATGCAAGTGGAGCGCCAGCAGGAGGAACGTCACAAGAAAGCGACGGAGCAGCGAAGGAAAGAGGAGCAGAAGCGTCTGGCTGTGGAGGAGAAGAGGAAGCAGaaacaggaggaggagaag GAGCATTACGAGGCAGTGATGAGACGAACGTTAGAGCGAAGCCAGCGGGCCGACCAGAGACAGAAGAGATGGTCCTGGGGAGGATTGTCAACGGACTCAGATGGGCGAACAG GAGACTCGGATGCAGGCGCCTCATCTCCAGTAACTATAGTAGTCTCGACTTCTTCACCAGAAAAGCCTCCAAGGAACCGACAAG ACAAGCGCTCCACATCCACCGCCAACCTCAAACAGCCGGCGGAGGCTAGCATCAGCAAACGCCTATCCTCGTCCTCCGCCACCCTCGTCAAATCTCCTGACAAAA GTTTAAAATCCAGGAGTTCGTCTTGTAACCGTTTACCTCGGAAAGACAGTGCCGCTAAGGAGGAAGGCAAAAAGCTGCAGGCAGACCCGACAG CTCGCAAGCAAGCGACTTGCACTGTGGACGGAGGAGGGGTCATTAGTCGCCTGCTCACTCCCACCCAGGCCTCACTAGCTAGGAGCAAGAGTGCTGCCGCCCTTTCCCCTGAAGGAACAGATGCTGCAG AGTGTCACCTGTGTCCTCGCTCAGCATCTGCCACGCCCCTACACCCGCCACGCGGGCCATTGCGCAGTCGCAGCATCGACCGGCAGAAAAACGGCATGACCACCTCCGTGTCTGCAGACGGCGCCCTCGACCCCTCGCTG AACAAGCAGGAAAAAACGTTTACCTCGTCCGGGCGGCAACGCCCGCCCTCTCCATCCATCCCCATGGGACGTACCCGCTCGCCATCCCCCGCCCCAAAACCGTCTCCAAAGAGGACTCCTTCTCCAGCAGCATCAAA GCAGAATTCAAAGGCTCGTCCACCCTCACCTGCAACAAAACATCCCTCATCCCCTCAGCCGACGTCAGCGAAACCCCCTCCCATCCAGAAACCAGCCCTCACCCCACCAGGGCCCCCTACCTTGCGAAAGAGGGACTCCCGTTCCAAGGACATGTTGTTACCTCTACAACCTGGCGTGCCACAGGCGACTGACTCCAGCAAGTCCAAGGAGAAAGACG ATTCTAAGACGGGAACCAATTCTGCTGCCGAGGCAGCCAAGCTGTTGGCGGAGCACCGCAGACAGATGCGTGAGCAGAAGGAGAAAGACGAACAACTCAGGATACAGcgggaagaagaggaaaa GCTCAGGAAAGAGGAGGAGCAGTGTCTGGCAGAGGAGGCTCGCCTGAAGCGCCAAGAGGAGGAGAAGCAGCTGGCGGAGGAGAGAAAGttgaaggaagaggaggaggcgcaAAGAGCGGAGGAAGAGCGGGAGAGACTGGAAGCCGAGGAGGCCGTGAAGCAGGCGGAGCTGCAGAAGGAGCGGGAGGAGGCGGAGGCCAAAGCCCTGGAGGAGGCCGAGAGGGTCCGCCAGGAGCGCGAGCGCATCATGCAGCAGAACCAGCAAGAGCGGATGGAAAGGAAGAAG AGAATTGAAGAAATAATGAAGAGAACTAGGAAAGGAGATGGAAATGACTTCAAG AGAGACGATGACAAGGACCAGGAAGACAATGAAGATGGAATGGACATGATGAGCTTTGATGCAAAGA GTGAAGAAGGTCCGATGGGGGACGTTGCCATGGAGATGCACAACTGTGGCGATGGAGTGCCACAGAGAGAAGAACCGCTGGGCTGCCTGAACGGACGAGGAGAAACGGACGACAAGGAGAACAACAACGCCCCGGACGACACTCAAGCAGTCAG TCCGGTTTCAAAGAGCCGTCTGTTGGAGGGCTCGGAGTTCCAGAACGAGCAGGACTCGGCCAAAGTGGACCTGGTGTCGGGCCTGGGCGGCAAGTCCAACCCGTGGAGCTTTGAGGATCTCATGGACCGCAACTCCAAGACTCACGCCCTCATCGAGGCCGAGGACTGCAACCCGGTCCTGATCAACTGTGACGGGTCGGACGGCACCAAAGGAAGCCCCGTGAACTCCCTGCATTCCTCCAGTCAAGCCATGGAGGCTCTTTCGG AGATCTGA